One genomic window of Sebastes umbrosus isolate fSebUmb1 chromosome 15, fSebUmb1.pri, whole genome shotgun sequence includes the following:
- the klhl43 gene encoding kelch-like protein 31, whose protein sequence is MLKPTKNNLNSQTMAPKKKASRQKKPAVETIPQVAMETAPAQLKVESRGDGVVVMESGVQKIEQMAALDIAQLNSLNLPLPPPIIKPGEKGLGLGSELTRPLHGNALLEELSKMRQEKFLTDLELACKTKAFDVHKLVISSVSQYFREILAKDPGMKRLELPSLSPLGLANVITFAYLGRVHMSLYTIGCTASAAATLQIPQLLKMCMDFLLAELNVQTCVYIWNIAAAYSLVPVCDAARRFVLENFVQFADTPLFTQLTLEQISAFLQDDSLLLPSEVTAFQLAMRWLDFDASRQSHAAELLSHIRFETIPASELVSQIQPVSRMMMDPHCHRLLVDAMNYHLLPYQQNTLQSRRTQVRAGQQTLLTVGGRPSLTERALSREVLWRDPRDGAATWRHLTQLPAKSFNQCVAVMDGFLYVAGGEDQNDARNQAKHAVNTLSRYDPRFNTWLHLASMRQRRTHFSLAASGGRLFAIGGRNVEGLLATTESYLPSTNTWQMRAPMEVPRCCHSSATLPSGDILVTGGYINCAYSRSVACYNVDTDTWSEKAPMETPRGWHCSAALGGKVYVVGGSQLGPGGERVDVLSVEVFSPESGAWSRTAPLLLGVSTAGLSPLADKLYLLGGWNEAEKRYKAAVQKYDPATDSWSVAEDLPEPTVGVSCCTLTLPPRHAPRRQQHRNTPAHEEQQQAGKNRSRESSMAPSQPITA, encoded by the exons ATGCTAAAACCTAcaaaaaacaacctcaacagtCAAACAATGGCCCCCAAGAAGAAGGCCTCCCGTCAGAAGAAGCCTGCCGTGGAAACCATCCCTCAGGTTGCCATGGAGACTGCTCCGGCCCAGCTGAAGGTGGAGAGCCGTGGTGATGGTGTGGTGGTGATGGAGAGCGGAGTGCAGAAGATCGAGCAGATGGCGGCGCTGGACATCGCTCAGCTGAACAGCCTCAACCTGCCGCTGCCTCCACCGATCATCAAGCCCGGAGAGAAAGGCCTCGGTCTGGGCAGCGAGCTGACACGACCCCTGCACGGCAACGCCCTCCTGGAGGAGCTCAGCAAGATGCGACAGGAGAA GTTCCTGACTGACCTGGAGTTGGCCTGTAAGACGAAAGCCTTTGACGTCCATAAGCTGGTCATCTCCTCCGTCAGTCAGTACTTCAGAGAGATTCTGGCCAAAGACCCGGGCATGAAGCGCCTGGAGCTGCCCTCCCTCTCACCTCTAG GCCTGGCTAATGTCATCACCTTCGCCTACCTGGGTCGTGTCCACATGTCCCTCTACACCATCGGTTGCACCGCCTCGGCCGCCGCCACCCTGCAGATCCCTCAACTCCTCAAGATGTGCATGGACTTCCTGCTGGCCGAGCTCAACGTGCAGACCTGTGTCTACATCTGGAACATCGCCGCTGCCTACAGCCTGGTGCCGGTGTGCGACGCCGCCCGCCGCTTCGTCCTGGAGAACTTTGTGCAGTTCGCCGACACGCCGCTGTTCACCCAGCTGACCCTGGAGCAGATCTCCGCCTTCCTGCAGGACGACTCGCTGTTGTTGCCTTCTGAGGTCACTGCCttccag TTGGCCATGAGATGGCTCGACTTCGACGCCTCTCGTCAGAGTCACGCCGCAGAGCTGCTGTCTCACATCCGCTTTGAGACGATCCCGGCCAGCGAGCTGGTGAGTCAGATCCAACCGGTGTCCCGCATGATGATGGACCCTCACTGTCACCGCCTGCTGGTGGACGCCATGAACTACCACCTGCTGCCCTACCAGCAGAACACCCTGCAGTCCCGACGCACACAGGTCCGAGCCGGTCAGCAGACTCTGCTCACAGTCGGTGGTCGACCATCACTCACAGAGAGAGCTCTCAGCCGCGAG GTGCTGTGGAGGGATCCTCGTGATGGAGCAGCTACCTGGCGTCACCTCACCCAGCTGCCGGCGAAAAGCTTCAACCAGTGTGTGGCTGTGATGGACGGCTTCCTGTACGTGGCAGGAGGAGAGGACCAGAACGACGCCCGCAACCAGGCCAAGCATGCCGTCAATACCCTCAGCAG GTATGACCCTCGCTTCAACACCTGGCTCCACCTGGCCAGCATGCGTCAGCGCCGCACCCACTTCTCTCTGGCAGCCAGCGGCGGCCGCCTCTTTGCCATCGGCGGGCGAAACGTGGAGGGTCTGCTGGCCACCACCGAGAGCTACCTGCCGTCCACCAACACCTGGCAGATGCGTGCGCCTATGGAAGTGCCCCGCTGCTGCCACTCCAGTGCCACCCTGCCCTCCGGAGACATCCTGGTGACCGGCGGGTACATCAACTGCGCCTACTCCCGCTCTGTGGCGTGCTACAACGTGGACACCGACACCTGGAGCGAGAAGGCCCCAATGGAGACACCCCGCGGCTGGCACTGCTCCGCCGCCCTCGGAGGGAAGGTGTACGTGGTGGGAGGAAGCCAGCTGGGACCCGGTGGCGAGCGGGTGGATGTGCTCTCTGTGGAGGTCTTCTCCCCGGAGAGCGGCGCATGGAGCCGCACCGCCCCTCTTCTTCTCGGTGTGAGCACAGCCGGGCTGTCTCCGCTGGCCGACAAGCTGTACCTGCTGGGAGGCTGGAACGAGGCGGAGAAGCGCTACAAGGCGGCCGTCCAGAAGTACGACCCGGCCACAGACAGCTGGTCTGTGGCGGAGGATCTGCCCGAGCCCACGGTGGGAGTGTCCTGCTGCACCCTGACCCTGCCGCCACGCCACGCACCGCGCCGACAGCAGCACCGCAACACCCCGGCCCACGAAGAGCAGCAGCAAGCCGGGAAGAACcggagcagagagagcagcatGGCTCCTTCACAACCCATCACAGCATAG